A genomic window from Sphingobacterium spiritivorum includes:
- a CDS encoding heavy-metal-associated domain-containing protein, producing the protein MKSLKMIAIVALTMFGTAALAQSKTEKIKVLGNCGMCKKRIEASLKDEAITNADWDKNSKMLTVTYNSNKINSQTIQQKIASAGHDTPQVKAKNEIYDKLPGCCQYDRTGKPSKAH; encoded by the coding sequence ATGAAATCATTAAAAATGATTGCCATAGTGGCCTTGACCATGTTTGGTACTGCGGCTCTGGCACAAAGCAAAACTGAAAAAATCAAAGTGTTGGGGAATTGCGGTATGTGTAAAAAACGCATAGAAGCTTCCTTAAAAGATGAGGCTATTACCAATGCTGACTGGGATAAAAACAGTAAAATGCTGACCGTCACTTACAACAGTAATAAAATCAACAGTCAGACTATCCAACAAAAGATAGCTAGCGCAGGTCATGATACCCCGCAGGTAAAAGCCAAAAACGAGATTTATGACAAGTTGCCGGGTTGCTGCCAGTACGATCGTACAGGTAAACCTTCAAAGGCGCACTAA
- a CDS encoding HYC_CC_PP family protein, with amino-acid sequence MMKRLILILMTVFYLASASGAGVHLHYCMGQLVDWTFVKDKTDDCGFCGMEKKQPLENDCCKDVDYKANLDKAYKINNQNYKFEQVVFIIPQFKPLETSLFTPVRVLLLSHVMSKAPPLGEYPPIFLKNCTFRI; translated from the coding sequence ATGATGAAGAGGTTAATATTGATTCTTATGACTGTTTTCTATCTGGCAAGTGCCAGTGGGGCAGGAGTACATCTTCATTATTGTATGGGGCAGTTGGTAGACTGGACTTTCGTTAAAGACAAAACCGACGATTGCGGTTTCTGTGGAATGGAGAAAAAACAACCTCTGGAAAACGACTGTTGTAAGGATGTAGATTACAAGGCAAATCTGGATAAGGCTTATAAAATAAATAACCAAAATTATAAATTTGAACAGGTAGTCTTTATTATACCACAATTCAAGCCACTGGAAACTTCGCTGTTTACTCCTGTGCGTGTGCTGCTTTTATCACATGTAATGAGCAAAGCACCTCCTTTGGGAGAGTACCCTCCAATATTCCTAAAAAATTGTACCTTCAGGATATAG